The sequence below is a genomic window from Leptospira wolffii serovar Khorat str. Khorat-H2.
GAAGGCCAAGCAAGGGTTGCGAAGCAAGCCCGAAGCGATGCGGCAAGTTGGCAGTTAAGCGAAGTTACGCCTCAAACACGTTGCAATTTAATTCAATTTCACTACTTGGACGAAAGTCCAATAGTATGAAATTCCCTTATTCCAAAGTATCGCGCTCCCCTTTCGGGATTGGATAAAATGGAACCATAAGCTTCCGCAGGACGCTTAAATATCAAGATGCAATCCCTGGCGACGGCACCAGCTCGCATTGGGGAGCGCTAAAACTCTGAAAAATTTCCTATGCTTTAGAACCAAATCTACACGCTTCCGAGCTTCGAAAAAGAAAAAAACAAAATCCGGCGGAATTGCGCTTAACGACCAAGGCTTGACGACGTTGGCGACTCTGAGCCTCGAAGAGGCGTTAGAGCCAGGCGCGACCTTTTGCCAAGCAAAAGTCGTGACGGGAGCCAATGTGCCGAAGGCCAAGCAAGGGTTGCGAAGCAAGCCCGAAGCGATGCGGCAAGTTGGCAGTTATACGCCGTCTTTAGTTTATAGATCCCTTTTCGTTTGCTCTGAATATTCAACGTAGAATTGATCTCGAGCTTCTTTAATACTTAAATTTGGGTGGGAGATCATATAATTATAGAAAGTGAAATAATCAGGATACTTCTTATATCGATCATCATATGCATTCAGAAAGAAAACATTCGAGAATCCAGGATCATCATCATTTTTTGCATCATCGTCCTCATTAGATAATGTGTAATCAAAAGTACAACTAATGTATGATAAAATAGGATCTTTTATCTGCTCTGTCTTTTTAAACGCGACATCAGTTTTAAGTTGTATGAGATTATTTATTCCTCGTTCTTCAAAGAAGATTGGCAAATGAACCGATAGGGCATATAAAATGTCTTCAACATGAACGTAAGTTATTTCTAATGGTGATTGAATAACATAAAGAGTCGTTATTATCTTTTTTTCTAAAAGCCAAATTATAAGCCATTCTGGATCGAATTGTTTTTCATCCGCACTTGAATATCTTTGAAAATGATCGGAAAAAATGAAAGCGCACCTATGTCCTTCGAACGATATTACTATATCGAAGCAAAGACTAACAGGCCATGAAAACTCCTTTGATTTTTCTACGTTGCAATAGGCCTTTACGTATTTCTCTGCTACTCGCAAAAACTCAGATTGCAACTTATCTCTAATTTCTGTCATATATTTTCCTCTGAAAATATCTAAAGATGGCGTATAACGACCAAGGCTTGACGACGTTTCGCGAGTGCGCCAGCACTTGGCACGAGTTTTGCTCAGCAAAACGAGTGACAAAGCGAAATGTGCCGGAGGCCAAGCAAGAGTCGCAAAGCGATCTCGCAGCGCAGCGACAAGCCGAAAGTTATGCGGCGTAGGGTGAAAACCATATTACGATGAATATTAATTTATCAGTCGAGTGAACAATTTGGAAGAACTCGAACATTCACGCAAAGATTTGGTCCATTGCAGTATGACTTCCAATTTGCCTCTATGCTATAAGTCCTTGATATTCCACCAATTTGTCGAGTTATAGTCTGATTCAGAAACTGTTGTGGAGGATCTGCACCATTTTGAGCGTCAGTGGAAGTGGAAATTAGCGGGAAAAAATCCGGAGAAAGATCAACTCCCTGGACAATGCGTAGGATCCGCATATCAAGCCTTCCCCGCATATTTCCGCATACACTTTTACTAAAAACGGTAGAAAGGTTTGACCCGCCTGGTTCAAAATGAGCAGTAGCCCGGTAATCTGGATCTTTTTCGTTTGGGCACCACCATGCAAGATTAAGGGCAAATTGACTATTTAGCTCTTCTCGTAGGCAGGCAGGCTTGGCTGGTTTTTTCTCATGCGAGTTACCAACCCATTCCGATTTTTTCATTGAAGTTGATTTACATTTACCAAAGATTCGAGCCTCTAAGGGACTGAAAGTAAAATGATTTCTTAAGATAGTAACGTCAATCTCAGCATACCCTTCACAGTAGCCGGGAAACTTATATTGAACATAGTGTCTGCCAAAGGGAACATTTTCTAAACGGAAGTTTCCATGAGGATCTGTATTGATTCGAAGTATTGGGCTGCCATCAAAGATGAATTCAACATTTTCCAGGGCGTCAGGAAGATTTCCAGTAACATAGGTTGCTGAGGCAAAGAATTTCTCCTTAATGAGGAAACCAATGCCGCCAAGCATTAGTAAAATAATGGGAGCCCAAAGGATTTCCCAAAAGTTTTTAGTCTTTGATTGCTTTTCTTCCGACATATGATACCTCTTGTAGAAAATTATATAAGATTATAGTGATTTTGGAAGGAGCAAGTGTCCCAATGCCGCATAACGACCAGTAATTGTCGAAGTTCCGCGCGTCCGAAGGACTTGGCGCGAGACTTGCTTTGCAAGGCGAGTGACAAAGCGGAATTTGGCGAAGCCCAAGCAAGGGTTGCGAAGCAATCCCGCAGCGCCGCGACAATTTTTAGTTATCTGCTGTGCCGCGCCCCCAATGTCTAGCCGAGCGAAGCCATGGAGGGCTGAGCCGGTTAGGAAATGCCAATAGAATTGCTATTTAAGACTTAATATAACTTTGTTTAAATATCTAAAAGATCTTTGGGCTTAACCTTTAATCGTTTAGATAACTTGAAAATCGAGTTAGCGGTGAAGTTAGCCCTGCCCGCTTCAATATCTTGTAAAGTCCTTACAGGAACAGCGTAATCGCCTTCATCCATATTTTCCTGAGTAAGTCCCTTATCCTTCCATACTTTCTGAATATTCTTTCCGATTTTTAATAAAAATTCTTCGAAATCCACACACGGTATATTGCGGCATAGTTGACAAAATGTGAACGCGGTATACCGTGGGAGATGTATTCTTTACAAATCTCTGCTCAAAAAGGTCTCTTTATGACGGAAAAATCCAAAAACAAGTCTCAACGTATTGTCCGAAAACGACCTAAATCCGAGATCAGAAGGAGAATTTCCGAGGAAGAAAAGAAAGCATTCTACCATCAGTTAAAAGTTGCGAGAATAGAAGCTAATCTTACCCAAGCGCAGGTTGCAAAGATGATCAAGAGAAGTAGAAGTCAGGTTTCGAAGATTGAATCCGGTAAATGTAGATTATATATGGATGAGTTTTTAAAGTTTATGAAGATCTATAAGAAATCTCCATTTTTCTTTTACTCTGTATTCACGACTAATGAAGTTATTAAATAACAGAAGAGAGCCCGAGTAAAATCTGCGAAGCAGTTTTAACGAGGGCGTTCGGAGAAGACAAGTGAAGATTTGCGTCCCGATCGCGAAGCGTTCGGATGAATCAGCCGACCAGCTCTCAAAAGCACACTAGACAAGTAGAACATAAGTAACCTAGTCGAATTTAGCGTACCCTAAACAGCAGACATGGGTTTTCTCATTCGTCTTGACTGCAAGCGTAGCCAAGCATTCTGAATACTATCAATTTTGCGCTTTGATTTCAAGTAAGGAAGTAAAGTAACTTTATCTTGGCTCAAAACTATTTCATTGATTCTAGTTTTTCTTGAAGTATACTTTCGATGTAAAGCCAAAAGGTCTGTTTTATTTTTCTTATCAATTAAAGGTATCTTTAGCTGTTCAATTTCCGATGGGACTAATTCGAGGACACCGCCTCCATAATGCCTACCTTCAAGTTCAGCAGATAGTGAAGTCAAAGAATTAACAAAAGAATAGACAAACGTCGCCGGGTCGATCTCAGTTTTTATTCTATAAGAAGTGTCAGTACTTAGAGCATCAAAATCATTAAAAATCAATCGAGGCGTTTCATGTGAACGCTTTAGCATTCCAACTTTCGTTGAGAAAATTGAGGGCACTTTATACCAAGGACTTCTGATACGACATTTATACCTTAAATGTAACCCTTCCATCTCGCCTAATTTAATATAAGATTTTTCTCGCTCAG
It includes:
- a CDS encoding helix-turn-helix domain-containing protein yields the protein MDFEEFLLKIGKNIQKVWKDKGLTQENMDEGDYAVPVRTLQDIEAGRANFTANSIFKLSKRLKVKPKDLLDI
- a CDS encoding helix-turn-helix transcriptional regulator, with the protein product MTEKSKNKSQRIVRKRPKSEIRRRISEEEKKAFYHQLKVARIEANLTQAQVAKMIKRSRSQVSKIESGKCRLYMDEFLKFMKIYKKSPFFFYSVFTTNEVIK